Proteins encoded by one window of Corythoichthys intestinalis isolate RoL2023-P3 chromosome 20, ASM3026506v1, whole genome shotgun sequence:
- the LOC130908838 gene encoding zinc finger protein 850-like → MKKEDPDDPQKQKREEPLPIKKEEVELPYFTEDDVMARPTDDPLKSEEGQSETSRGAEPPSGSSSSTEGLQEDRFIAPLSDSEDAMSHAPDSDDKGHRQVYSDDKRTCSQCGKTFVNKYTCRRHMRSHTEEKPFCCSVCGQRFSQKRGLTHHTRTHTGEKPFPCSFCGQIFTQKGGLTIHERSHTGEKTFLGVREEVEHPQMKKEEPDDTQQRKREEQFPIKKEEIELLYVTEDDIMARPTGEPLKSEEGQSETSRGVEPPSGSSSSTEGLQEDSFIAPLSDSEDAMSHSPDSDDKGHKQVYSDDKRTCSQCGKTFVNKYTCRRHMRNHTEEKPFCCSVCGQRFSQKKGLTHHARTHTGEKPFSCSFCGQRFTQKGGLTIHERSHTGEKPFSCSVCGQRFSSKGSLTRHTRTHTGEKTFSSAVCGQRFSQKGNLKQHATTHTGEKPFLCVDVEHLQMKKEEPDESQQKNREEQLSIKKEEVELPYVTEDDIMARPTGEPLMSEEGRSETSRGAEHPSGSSSSTEGLQEGTFIAPLSDSEETMSHSPESDDEGHKQVYPDNKCSQCGKTFVDKYTCRRHMRIHTGEKPFSCSLCGQRFSVRHDLIVHTRSHTGEKPFSCSFCGQRFIQKRGLTQHTITHHGKKPFSCSVCGKSFGHMGDLTKHTRTHTGEKPFTCSVCGQGFSQKGGLTIHTRAHSGESPFSCSVCGKRFICKSHLTTHTKIHTGEKPFSCSVCGQRFSQKGNLKQHATTHTREKPFTCSSCGQVFTLKQNLKRHTKSHGGE, encoded by the coding sequence ATGAAAAAGGAAGACCCAGATGACCCTCAAAAGCAAAAGAGAGAAGAGCcacttccaatcaaaaaggaggaggtagAGCTACCATACTTTACAGAGGATGACGTTATGGCCAGGCCGACTGATGATCCTTTGAAGAGTGAAGAGGGCCAGAGTGAGACCAGCAGAGGAGCGGAGCCTCCAAGTGGTAGCAGCAGCTCAACTGAAGGATTGCAAGAGGACAGATTCATTGCTCCACTATCAGATAGCGAAGACGCCATGTCACATGCGCCTGACAGTGATGATAAAGGTCATAGGCAAGTTTACAGTGACGACAAACGCACatgctctcagtgtgggaaaacctttgTTAATAAGTATACTTGTCGTCGGCATATGAGGAGCCACACTGAAGAAAAACCTTTttgctgctcagtttgtggtcaaagatttagTCAGAAGAGAGGCCTAACAcatcacacaagaacacacaccggagaaaaaccttttccctgctcatTTTGTGGCCAAATATTTACTCAGAAGGGAGGACTAACAATACACGAAAGaagccacactggtgaaaaaactTTTCTTGGTGTTAGAGAGGAAGTTGAGCACccgcagatgaaaaaggaagagccAGATGACACCCAACAGCGAAAGAGAGAAGAGcaatttccaatcaaaaaagaGGAGATAGAGCTACTATACGTTACAGAGGATGACATTATGGCCAGGCCAACTGGTGAGCCTTTGAAGAGTGAAGAGGGTCAGAGTGAGACCAGCAGAGGAGTGGAGCCTCCAAGCGGCAGCAGCAGCTCAACTGAAGGATTGCAAGAGGACAGTTTCATCGCTCCACTATCAGATAGCGAAGACGCCATGTCACACTCGCCTGACAGTGATGATAAAGGTCATAAGCAAGTTTACAGTGACGACAAACGCACatgctctcagtgtgggaaaacctttgTTAATAAGTATACTTGTCGTCGGCATATGAGGAACCACACTGAAGAAAAACCTTTttgctgctcagtttgtggtcaaagatttagTCAGAAGAAAGGCCTAACACATCACGCAAGAACACAcaccggagaaaaacctttttcctgctcattttgtggcCAAAGATTTACTCAGAAGGGAGGGCTAACAATACACGAAAGaagccacactggtgaaaaacccttttcatgctcagtttgtggccaaaGATTCTCTTCAAAGGGAAGCCTAAcaagacacacaagaacccacactggagaaaaaactttttccagtgcAGTTTGTGGCCAAAGATTCTCTCAAAAGGGAAACCTAAAACAACACGCAacaacccacactggagaaaaaccttttctttGTGTGGATGTTGAGCACCTGCAAATGAAAAAGGAAGAGCCAGATGAATCCCAACAGAAAAATAGAGAAGAgcaactttcaatcaaaaaggaaGAGGTAGAGCTACCATACGTTACAGAGGATGACATTATGGCCAGGCCGACTGGTGAGCCTTTGATGAGTGAAGAGGGTCGGAGTGAGACCAGCAGAGGAGCGGAGCATCCAAGCGgcagcagcagctcaacagaaggaTTGCAAGAGGGCACTTTCATCGCTCCACTATCAGATAGCGAGGAAACCATGTCACACTCGCCTGAGAGTGATGATGAAGGTCATAAGCAAGTTTACCCTGACAAcaaatgctctcagtgtgggaaGACCTTTGTTGATAAGTATACTTGTCGTCGGCATATGAGgatccacactggagaaaaacctttttcctgctcactttgtggtcaaagattctctGTAAGGCATGACTTAATAGTACACACAAGaagccacactggagaaaaacctttttcttgcTCATTTTGCGGCCAAAGATTTATTCAGAAAAGAGGCCTAACACAACACACAATAACGCACCATGgtaaaaaacctttttcctgctcagtttgtggaaaaagttttggtcATATGGGAGACTtaacaaaacacacaagaacgcatactggtgaaaaaccttttacctgctcagtttgtggccaaGGATTCTCTCAAAAGGGAGGCCTAACTATACACACAAGAGCCCACTCTGGAGAAAGCccgttttcctgctcagtttgtggcaaAAGATTCATTTGCAAGAGCCACttaacaacacacacaaaaatccacactggagaaaaaccgttttcctgctcagtttgtggccaaaGATTCTCTCAAAAGGGAAACCTAAAACAACACGCAACAACCCACACTAGAGAAAAACCTTTTACCTGCTCAAGTTGTGGTCAGGTGTTCACCCTAAAGCAAAATTTAAAAAGACACACAAAAAGCCACGGTGGAGAATAA